The following proteins are co-located in the Paenibacillus sp. FSL H8-0079 genome:
- a CDS encoding DEAD/DEAH box helicase: MMQSLYGVWLGDVFFCFSGETSEPRVDAWSHVVRRLNFGDGGRLFQPAALRLAELRWPNPLRNTAEAKNTKRRQLLGRTLEGLAVSPKDAFRLLLQWDDRLLNAAGIQVGEEMRYWIKAAQFTQELLLRGAIAPSAEFAAKTGARRRTGQETLTGVWRPRLEQEEDIERFRDLAEAMPPIGLAAPGAYASLEPETREEAGAAVLFSFMSGMIHAVVTSELEGMDSELSRYRTPYRRGSSPVAELWWNSLISMFRPVTVQGPTDDMTAFIHTLQEAGGTTMPIVGAEEMAPAEGQLKLVLRLEPPLGEHETIWGISFWVDSEQETSLRLPVRTVWAHPERDLDRGKVLYTSAAEQLLMALGHAAELAPELETALLTARPEGIKLEQQGFFEFLTHAVPRLQKAGITVLMPSKWSRAGKRRAGLRLQMLNRGNERLPGATSALGMEQLVAFKAEPMLDGKPVTAEELAALAESTVPYVMFRGEWIEVDTKEIRQVLRYMKKEEEQYMPLSEWLHLAADEGEDSAWKGLSVFGAESDGLLAFLLDGQVLRSIEPRQVPAELHGELRPYQERGYQWLSAMRELGFGVCLADDMGLGKTIQVITCLLDRKHEERQAAEEEARENDMLNEADDSFTAAEHTNVQPVHLPALIVCPTSLLGNWQRELKRFAPDLSLYIHHGGQRLHGTEFQAEAQTHDIVLTTYHLAGRDGPDLASLHWSTIVLDEAQYIKNYRTKQAQSVMRLSTLHRIAMTGTPVENRLSELWSIFQFLNPGYLGTASSFRQRYTGLGPSEENAASLRELHRLVSPFMLRRLKSDPDIRKDLPEKLELKSYCSLTPEQTVLYQRVVDDLMGGLDGRNGIARKGIVLSSLTKLKQICDHPVLADSNRKDHGKAEASGKMERLLELLDAIRDNGESALIFTQYVAMGDLLVSRLKQRYEEEPYFLHGGVSKSQRDDMVETFQKGEGPSMFVLSLRAGGVGLNLTRASHVVHYDRWWNPAVENQATDRVFRIGQNRNVQVHKLICQGTLEERIDELIESKKALSEQVVGSGENWLTEMSDDELRGLISLQGETWL; the protein is encoded by the coding sequence ATGATGCAATCGCTGTATGGAGTATGGCTTGGTGACGTATTTTTTTGTTTTTCCGGTGAAACATCGGAACCACGTGTGGATGCATGGAGCCACGTGGTAAGAAGGTTGAATTTTGGCGACGGGGGTCGTCTGTTTCAGCCTGCCGCTCTGCGTCTTGCGGAGCTGCGCTGGCCGAATCCGCTGAGGAACACGGCTGAAGCCAAGAACACGAAGCGGCGTCAGCTGCTGGGACGCACATTGGAAGGATTGGCAGTCTCGCCCAAGGATGCCTTCAGGCTGCTGCTACAATGGGATGACCGTTTGTTAAATGCAGCTGGAATTCAGGTTGGAGAAGAAATGCGTTACTGGATCAAGGCGGCGCAGTTCACACAGGAGCTGCTGTTGCGGGGAGCAATTGCTCCATCGGCTGAATTCGCAGCAAAGACCGGCGCAAGGCGACGGACCGGACAAGAGACATTGACGGGAGTATGGCGGCCACGCTTGGAGCAGGAGGAGGACATCGAACGATTCCGCGATCTTGCTGAAGCGATGCCTCCCATTGGTTTGGCTGCTCCCGGAGCCTATGCTTCATTGGAACCGGAAACGCGTGAAGAAGCAGGGGCGGCGGTATTATTTTCATTCATGAGTGGAATGATTCATGCTGTAGTGACAAGTGAACTGGAAGGGATGGACAGTGAACTGTCCCGATACCGCACTCCTTATCGACGCGGATCTTCGCCAGTAGCTGAGTTATGGTGGAACAGTCTGATCTCGATGTTCCGTCCTGTAACGGTGCAAGGTCCGACCGACGACATGACAGCATTTATTCATACGTTGCAAGAAGCTGGTGGAACGACGATGCCGATCGTGGGAGCCGAAGAAATGGCGCCTGCTGAAGGCCAATTGAAGCTGGTACTCCGCTTGGAGCCGCCACTGGGCGAACATGAAACGATCTGGGGAATAAGCTTTTGGGTAGACAGTGAGCAGGAAACGAGCCTGAGGTTGCCTGTACGCACCGTCTGGGCACATCCAGAGCGTGATCTAGACCGGGGGAAAGTGTTATATACCTCGGCGGCAGAACAGTTGTTGATGGCACTCGGGCATGCAGCAGAACTGGCACCTGAGCTGGAGACGGCGCTACTCACCGCTCGTCCAGAGGGAATCAAACTGGAGCAGCAGGGTTTCTTTGAATTCCTTACGCATGCCGTTCCGCGTCTGCAAAAAGCCGGGATAACCGTTCTCATGCCTTCCAAATGGAGTCGTGCCGGTAAACGTCGTGCGGGACTGCGTCTGCAGATGTTGAATCGGGGAAATGAGCGGTTGCCTGGAGCTACATCGGCCCTTGGCATGGAACAATTGGTTGCTTTCAAGGCGGAGCCTATGCTGGATGGTAAACCAGTCACGGCCGAGGAACTTGCAGCACTGGCTGAATCCACAGTCCCGTATGTCATGTTCCGCGGTGAATGGATTGAAGTGGATACGAAAGAGATTCGCCAAGTCCTGCGTTATATGAAAAAAGAAGAAGAACAATATATGCCTCTTTCCGAATGGCTGCATCTGGCCGCGGATGAAGGGGAAGATTCCGCATGGAAGGGGCTATCCGTCTTTGGTGCAGAATCTGATGGGTTGCTCGCTTTCCTGCTTGATGGACAGGTGCTTCGCAGCATTGAACCTCGTCAGGTTCCGGCAGAATTGCATGGTGAATTGCGTCCTTATCAGGAACGGGGATACCAATGGTTATCCGCTATGCGTGAGTTGGGCTTTGGCGTATGTCTCGCGGACGATATGGGACTTGGGAAGACCATTCAGGTAATTACCTGTCTGCTGGACCGAAAACATGAGGAACGGCAGGCAGCCGAAGAGGAAGCGCGTGAGAATGACATGCTGAACGAAGCAGATGATTCATTCACGGCGGCTGAGCACACGAATGTGCAACCCGTTCATCTGCCTGCGCTCATTGTGTGTCCAACCTCGTTGCTTGGGAACTGGCAGCGTGAACTGAAACGGTTTGCCCCGGATCTGTCGCTGTACATTCACCATGGCGGACAACGGTTGCACGGGACCGAATTTCAGGCAGAAGCGCAGACGCATGACATTGTACTCACGACCTATCATCTGGCAGGCAGAGATGGGCCAGATCTGGCTTCGCTGCACTGGTCCACCATCGTGCTGGATGAGGCTCAATATATTAAGAACTACCGTACCAAACAAGCGCAAAGTGTGATGCGTCTGTCTACACTTCATCGTATTGCGATGACAGGAACACCAGTAGAGAACCGACTGAGCGAACTCTGGTCCATTTTCCAGTTCCTCAATCCGGGGTATCTGGGCACAGCTTCATCGTTCCGGCAGCGGTATACGGGGCTCGGCCCATCCGAAGAAAATGCAGCATCCTTGCGTGAGCTTCATCGATTGGTATCTCCGTTTATGCTGCGCAGGCTGAAAAGTGATCCGGATATTCGCAAGGATCTGCCAGAGAAGCTTGAACTGAAATCCTATTGTTCTCTAACGCCAGAGCAGACGGTGTTGTATCAACGTGTGGTGGACGATCTCATGGGTGGTTTGGACGGCAGAAACGGTATTGCCCGGAAGGGGATTGTTCTGTCCTCTCTGACCAAGCTCAAGCAGATCTGTGATCATCCGGTGCTGGCGGACAGCAATCGGAAAGACCACGGTAAGGCCGAGGCATCTGGTAAGATGGAACGTTTGCTTGAACTGCTGGATGCCATCCGTGATAACGGGGAATCTGCCCTGATCTTCACGCAGTATGTTGCCATGGGAGATCTGTTAGTGTCGAGGTTGAAACAGCGATACGAGGAAGAACCGTATTTCCTGCATGGCGGTGTATCGAAGTCGCAAAGAGACGATATGGTGGAGACTTTCCAAAAAGGAGAGGGACCGTCCATGTTTGTTCTATCTCTTCGTGCCGGAGGTGTAGGTCTGAATCTGACACGCGCGAGTCACGTGGTCCACTATGATCGGTGGTGGAATCCCGCGGTCGAGAATCAGGCGACGGATCGTGTATTCCGAATTGGGCAGAATCGCAACGTGCAGGTGCACAAGCTGATCTGTCAGGGAACGCTGGAGGAACGGATTGATGAGCTGATTGAGAGCAAGAAGGCACTTTCCGAGCAGGTCGTTGGTTCAGGTGAGAACTGGCTGACCGAGATGTCGGATGATGAGCTGCGTGGCCTGATCTCGCTTCAGGGAGAGACGTGGCTGTGA
- a CDS encoding M15 family metallopeptidase, which yields MKSRTGRQRRMAVMLSSLMICGAMLAACQNGAEESQDPNGTGNTQQESDGTTVHFTEDKGTDGDNAGGDTSSSGNSDEGTGSESGNGSSDEEQDSSDDGNGATTEDPLMEKRSISALQTTIDAQSVVTNAESMTVIVNKQRSLPEGYEPDDLVEPNVPFSFDEPHEKRHMRKEAAEALEKLFAGAKADGIELRAVSGYRSYQRQVSIYNNNVKTKGQEYTDRVSSVPGRSEHQTGLAIDVSSPSVGNVLEEVFGTSKEGQWLAEHAAEYGYVIRYLQGEEDTTGYVYEPWHIRYIGTDLALDVAKSGLTLEEYFDEANIKL from the coding sequence ATGAAATCACGTACAGGAAGACAGCGCCGCATGGCGGTTATGCTGTCCTCATTGATGATATGCGGAGCAATGCTTGCCGCGTGCCAGAATGGCGCAGAAGAGAGCCAGGATCCGAATGGAACAGGCAACACACAACAAGAGTCCGACGGCACAACGGTTCATTTTACGGAGGACAAGGGAACGGACGGCGACAATGCTGGTGGTGATACGTCATCTTCTGGCAACAGCGATGAGGGCACAGGCAGTGAGTCAGGTAATGGTTCATCAGACGAAGAGCAGGATTCTTCAGACGATGGCAACGGGGCGACAACGGAAGATCCATTGATGGAGAAACGCAGCATCAGCGCACTGCAAACGACGATTGATGCACAATCTGTGGTGACCAATGCCGAGTCTATGACCGTCATTGTGAACAAGCAACGTAGTCTGCCTGAAGGGTACGAGCCGGACGATCTGGTGGAGCCGAATGTACCGTTCTCCTTCGACGAACCACACGAGAAGCGGCATATGCGCAAGGAAGCTGCGGAGGCGCTGGAGAAGTTGTTTGCAGGTGCAAAAGCGGATGGCATTGAGCTTCGTGCGGTGTCCGGTTATCGTTCATATCAGCGTCAGGTATCCATCTACAACAACAATGTCAAAACCAAAGGTCAAGAATACACAGATCGCGTGAGCTCTGTGCCAGGCCGAAGCGAACATCAGACGGGTCTTGCCATCGATGTATCGAGTCCGAGTGTGGGCAATGTGCTGGAAGAGGTATTTGGTACATCGAAGGAAGGCCAGTGGTTGGCTGAACATGCTGCAGAATACGGATATGTCATCCGTTATCTGCAAGGTGAAGAAGATACAACAGGATACGTCTATGAGCCTTGGCATATCCGGTACATCGGTACGGATTTGGCGTTGGATGTAGCGAAGAGTGGATTAACTCTGGAAGAATACTTTGATGAGGCTAATATCAAGTTGTAA
- a CDS encoding RidA family protein produces the protein MSRQQVFTGSPWEPLVGYCRAIRVGNRIEVAGTTAMQDGVVVGAGDPYAQTRFVLQTIENALKELGADMSHVVRTRMFVTDISRWEEVGKAHGEFFGQIQPVATMVEVSALIDPLLMVEIEVEAIVEDEVQSG, from the coding sequence ATGAGTAGACAGCAGGTATTTACCGGCTCCCCATGGGAACCGTTGGTGGGATATTGCCGTGCCATCCGTGTAGGGAACCGAATCGAAGTGGCGGGTACAACCGCGATGCAAGATGGTGTAGTTGTTGGGGCAGGTGATCCGTATGCACAGACGAGGTTCGTTTTGCAGACGATCGAGAATGCACTGAAAGAATTGGGAGCTGACATGTCGCATGTGGTGAGAACCCGGATGTTTGTGACCGATATCTCCAGATGGGAGGAAGTTGGCAAGGCACACGGTGAATTTTTTGGACAGATCCAGCCTGTAGCCACCATGGTTGAAGTTAGCGCACTCATTGATCCCTTGTTGATGGTTGAGATTGAAGTGGAAGCGATCGTTGAAGATGAAGTCCAATCCGGCTAA
- a CDS encoding copper amine oxidase N-terminal domain-containing protein, translating to MNNNMKKVSALMALTMALGGGAAYASALDNTQPVHQTSVSANSNAADAVNVSVNGASISDGYWNKDGKVAMIPLRDLTEALGIELKWNKENKSAELTRGVLWTQVTTGKDQYSVNKMLLTLGTAPEITGGTLYVPASFAEKVLHGQVNTTGNQVTISSEEDVKTVTEHGVITKITNNGEYRSIQIGGAGMDGIVLNLSDETKFTSVEGKEIALTDLTIGMNVEAEHSQITTRSLPPQTPTYKVTVLDDAAESETQLKEVLGTAGTIENVTTAEGSISQIEITGTRLTETAPDHVVLNIAKDTLLVNHEGETVKAEELTKGTKVIGFYSPVLTRSLPPIGTAWKVVVEAPAAELEAK from the coding sequence ATGAATAACAACATGAAAAAAGTAAGTGCCCTGATGGCTTTAACCATGGCACTGGGCGGTGGAGCCGCTTACGCATCAGCACTGGACAACACACAGCCAGTCCATCAAACATCCGTTTCAGCGAATAGTAATGCAGCTGATGCAGTAAACGTATCCGTGAATGGTGCATCCATCTCCGATGGTTATTGGAACAAGGATGGTAAAGTAGCCATGATCCCGCTGCGTGATCTTACCGAAGCACTGGGTATTGAACTGAAATGGAATAAAGAAAACAAATCCGCAGAGCTGACACGAGGTGTTCTCTGGACACAAGTAACCACAGGCAAGGATCAATATTCCGTAAATAAAATGCTGCTCACGCTGGGTACAGCGCCCGAAATCACAGGTGGCACATTGTATGTACCGGCTTCTTTTGCCGAAAAGGTACTACATGGACAAGTGAACACAACAGGAAATCAGGTGACGATCTCTAGTGAAGAGGACGTGAAGACGGTTACTGAACATGGTGTAATTACCAAAATCACGAATAATGGTGAATATAGATCGATTCAGATTGGCGGTGCGGGTATGGATGGTATTGTACTCAATCTGAGCGATGAGACTAAATTCACCTCAGTTGAGGGGAAAGAGATTGCACTAACCGATCTGACCATTGGCATGAACGTGGAGGCTGAACATTCCCAGATTACAACACGCAGTCTGCCACCACAAACGCCGACCTATAAAGTCACTGTACTGGATGACGCTGCAGAATCTGAAACACAATTGAAAGAAGTTCTGGGGACGGCTGGTACGATTGAAAATGTAACAACAGCTGAGGGCAGCATCTCACAAATTGAGATCACAGGTACACGGTTAACAGAAACAGCTCCTGACCATGTCGTGCTGAATATCGCTAAAGATACACTTCTTGTGAACCACGAAGGAGAGACGGTGAAAGCTGAAGAACTGACTAAAGGAACTAAAGTCATTGGGTTCTACAGTCCTGTGCTGACACGCAGCCTGCCTCCGATCGGAACAGCGTGGAAAGTGGTTGTTGAAGCACCCGCAGCAGAGCTGGAAGCGAAATAA
- a CDS encoding GNAT family N-acetyltransferase has protein sequence MSDMLVALYRLPEQESGLRTLEKSSIVIRRAIAPEKQLVLDWVRSHFSQAWVDECDVAFARQPVSCYIAVEHGKMIGFACYEATCRNFFGPTGVSQDARGKGVGTALLLACMHAMKADGYGYAIIGSAGPVDFYARTLGAVKIENSTPGIYEGMLRAD, from the coding sequence ATGAGTGATATGTTGGTAGCACTCTATCGTTTGCCGGAACAAGAGAGTGGACTGAGAACGTTGGAGAAATCCTCCATTGTGATTCGAAGAGCCATTGCCCCAGAGAAGCAACTTGTACTGGATTGGGTGAGGTCACATTTTAGCCAGGCTTGGGTGGATGAATGTGATGTCGCTTTTGCGCGTCAGCCCGTATCTTGTTATATTGCGGTTGAGCATGGGAAAATGATCGGTTTTGCCTGTTACGAAGCGACATGTCGCAACTTCTTCGGCCCGACAGGTGTGAGCCAGGATGCGCGGGGCAAAGGTGTTGGCACAGCCCTGTTACTGGCCTGTATGCATGCGATGAAGGCGGACGGTTACGGATATGCCATTATCGGGTCAGCGGGACCTGTGGATTTCTATGCCCGAACGTTGGGTGCTGTGAAGATCGAAAATTCGACGCCGGGTATTTACGAAGGCATGCTGCGGGCAGACTAG